The Maridesulfovibrio salexigens DSM 2638 region AGCTTCAACCGAATGACTACCTACATGTACCGCAGCGTGATGTTACTACGACTGACGGGGAAATAATGACCATGATAAACCCGGCATACATGATGCGCATGGTCTACGGGATGATGGATGAAGAAGCAGGATTGCACGGTCATATAACCAGCCTGAACCCCATACGCCCCGAAAACAAACCTTCTGCATGGGAAGCAAAGATTCTAGAATCATTTAATAATAACCCTGCTGATTTTCATGCACTAGCTACAGAAAACGAAAAGCCGGTTCTCCATTTCATGCGGCCTATGGTCACGGAAGAAAAATGTCTCAAATGCCATGCTCAGCAAGGCTATAAAGTTGGAGATATCCGAGGCGGAATAAGTGTAACAGTCCCGATGTCGGAATATCAACAAACCATGAAAGCGTTTATCGCTGAGACCAACAGCTCATTCATAACAATATGGATCGCCGGAATACTATCCATAATCATCGTATTCAACACCCTGAGCCGATATGAACGGGCTCGCTGCAAAGCTGAAGATGAATTAGCCAAAACCAAAAACTATCTGGCCAATATAATCAACTCCATGCCATCTATTCTTGTGGGAGTGGACCCGGAAGGCAAAATCACCCATTGGAATATGGAAGCAGAAAAAATAAGCCGCATCAGCTCCAATGACGCAGTAGGTCTTCCTTTATCCCAAGCTCTGCCCGACATGCAAAACGAGCTGGAGAGAATTCTTGAAGCAATGAAAAACCGAGTTATCGAAACCGACTCAGTACAGACCAAAACAGATGCAGGAACCACCCGCTACGATGACATTACTATTTATCCGTTGATAGCCAACGGAGTTGAAGGCGCAGTGATACGCATTGATGATGTGACTGAACGTATGAATCTGGAACAAATAATGATTCAGTCTGAAAAAATGATGTCTGTAGGCGGTCTGGCTGCTGGAATGGCCCATGAAATCAATAATCCTTTAGCCGGAATTTTAGGGCATGCGCAAAACATAGAGAAACGTTTGCTAAGCGATATGGAAAAGAACAAAAGCGCTGCCACTGAATGCGACATTTCGCTCGTTAACTTACGAAAGTACATGGACAAACGCCAGATTCCTAAAATGCTCACCGGTATTAAGGAATCTGGAAACCGCGCAGCTACAATCGTTTCCAATATGCTCAGCTTCAGCAGAAAAAGTGACAAGATAAACAGACGTTATCGATTGGATGAACTGCTTGAAAAAACAATTGAACTGGTCGCCAACGATTACAATTTAAAGAAACATTACGACTTTAGAAAAATTGAAATTATCCGCCAGTACGATGAAAACACACCTGCTGTTCACTGCGATGGCAACGAAATACAACAGGTATTCCTTAACCTGCTCAAAAACGGTGCGGAAGCTATGAGTGAAAAGGACTACGCTCAGGATCAACCTAGATTCATCTGCCGTATTAAAGACGAAAAGGATATGGCCATTATCGAGATCGAAGACAATGGTCCGGGAATCACCATCCAACCGGTAAACAGAATATTCGATCCCTTTTTCACCACTAAGGAACTGGGCAAAGGAACCGGACTGGGACTCTCGGTTTCATACTTCATCATTTCCGATCAACATAACGGAATAATGGAAGTAAATTCCATTCCCGGTGAATGGACAAGGTTCACAATTAAGCTGCCATTAAAATGAGAGACTGCTCCGTTATGAGACTGCTTTCTCGAAAAGCAGAAAGGCCCCGAGAACGGGGCCTTTCTTATATACAGTGAGATACAGCGGTTAAGCTGCGTATGTTCTACTATTTGAAAGCCATGGTAGCTTCAACAGCTTTCTGCCAGCCTTCGTACAGCTTTGCAGCTTCTGTTTCTTCCATTTTAGGATCGAACTCACGGTCGATACCGAAGTTCTTTTTGATGTCGTTTTTGTCTGCCCAGAAACCAACTGCCAGACCTGCGAGGTAAGCAGCACCGAGAGCGGTGGTTTCGATGCACATGGGGCGCTCAACAGGAACACCGAGGAAGTCGGACTGGATCTGGAGCAGCAGGTCGTTAGCTACTGCGCCGCCGTCAACACGGAGTTTTGCCAGCTCGATACCGGAGTCAGCTTCCATTGCGGAAAGAACGTCTTTGGTCTGGTAGCAGAGGGACTCGAGGGTAGCACGAACAAAATGTTCTTTAGTGGTACCGCGGGTCAGACCGAACATTGCACCGCGAACTTCGGAATCCCAGTAAGGAGCACCGAGACCTACGAATGCGGGAACCATGTAAACGCCTTCGGAGCTCTGTACGCGAGTTGCGTAGAGTTCGGAATCTTTAGCGTCACGGAACATTCTCATACCGTCGCGCAGCCACTGAACAGCGGAACCTGCTACGAAGATGGAACCTTCAAGAGCGTATTCAACTTTACCGTCAACACCCCATGCGATGGTGGTCAGCAGGCCGTTCTTGGAAGGAACTGCTTTTTCACCGGTGTTCATGAGCATGAAGCAACCGGTACCGTAGGTGTTTTTAGCCATACCTTCTTCAAAGCAAGCCTGACCGAACAGAGCAGCCTGCTGGTCACCGGCCATACCGGAAATGGGGATTTCCATGCCCTGGAACTTATCTTT contains the following coding sequences:
- a CDS encoding c-type heme family protein, giving the protein MKYYHKLLLLGLILVLVWTGSIFFFYNRIVQAEEDNIYRSALKEAEVAFEKDLTYRRWVAGLGGLYAEVSPKLQPNDYLHVPQRDVTTTDGEIMTMINPAYMMRMVYGMMDEEAGLHGHITSLNPIRPENKPSAWEAKILESFNNNPADFHALATENEKPVLHFMRPMVTEEKCLKCHAQQGYKVGDIRGGISVTVPMSEYQQTMKAFIAETNSSFITIWIAGILSIIIVFNTLSRYERARCKAEDELAKTKNYLANIINSMPSILVGVDPEGKITHWNMEAEKISRISSNDAVGLPLSQALPDMQNELERILEAMKNRVIETDSVQTKTDAGTTRYDDITIYPLIANGVEGAVIRIDDVTERMNLEQIMIQSEKMMSVGGLAAGMAHEINNPLAGILGHAQNIEKRLLSDMEKNKSAATECDISLVNLRKYMDKRQIPKMLTGIKESGNRAATIVSNMLSFSRKSDKINRRYRLDELLEKTIELVANDYNLKKHYDFRKIEIIRQYDENTPAVHCDGNEIQQVFLNLLKNGAEAMSEKDYAQDQPRFICRIKDEKDMAIIEIEDNGPGITIQPVNRIFDPFFTTKELGKGTGLGLSVSYFIISDQHNGIMEVNSIPGEWTRFTIKLPLK
- the glpK gene encoding glycerol kinase GlpK, translated to MEKKYVLSIDQGTTSSRAIIFDKAGQIQKVTQKEFTQIFPNPGWVEHDAMEIWSSVQSVVAEALADVPAAEIAAIGITNQRETTVVWDKNTGKPVYNAIVWQSRQTMDICNELKEKGLDPIVREKTGLLIDAYFSGTKVKWILDNVEGAREKAEAGDLLFGTIDTWLVWKLTGGAVHVTDYTNASRTLMYNIHELKWDEEILEALTVPASMLPEVKPSSEVYGNTHKDKFQGMEIPISGMAGDQQAALFGQACFEEGMAKNTYGTGCFMLMNTGEKAVPSKNGLLTTIAWGVDGKVEYALEGSIFVAGSAVQWLRDGMRMFRDAKDSELYATRVQSSEGVYMVPAFVGLGAPYWDSEVRGAMFGLTRGTTKEHFVRATLESLCYQTKDVLSAMEADSGIELAKLRVDGGAVANDLLLQIQSDFLGVPVERPMCIETTALGAAYLAGLAVGFWADKNDIKKNFGIDREFDPKMEETEAAKLYEGWQKAVEATMAFK